The Pochonia chlamydosporia 170 chromosome 3, whole genome shotgun sequence genome contains the following window.
AAGTCTGGTGCCCCAACAAGGACCAGTAGTCCAGCGTGATGCCAAATTCGTACGGCTTTCCAGCAAGATACTTTTGGTCGTTGGGCTGGTGCGAAAACCGGGGATTCAAGTAATCCTCCACAGGCGCATTCTGTATATGTGTCTCTGGGGGACGAGATCCCGCTCGCCCCGGGATAACACCGTCGAGAAAAGCGTCAAACACACTCCTGTGGTATCGTCGCATGACTTCCCTGTGAAACTCTTGCTCTCCGAACATTTCGACAAATATACTCTGATCACTGCCCTGGTAGCAATTATCAGAGCTTCCCGATCCGTTGTCATACCATACTCCCTTCCTGGCAGCGCACTCATCCATCCTCTCCTTGGCTCTCTCGAGAATCGGTCTCATTGCTCCTATAGGGCCAATCATGTATCCCGAGTTCAGGTACCGGGTTCGAAAACTGCTGTGCATATTACGCCCCATGAGGGTATCCGTATTTCCGCCATATGTATCCATTGGGAGTGGAGAGTCTGGGATGGGATAGCACGCAAGAGTGTGTATCTGGTTCGGTGAGCATCTTTTGCCGGCGCCAAACACGACGGGGGAGTGAATGTTTTCGCGATGGAACGCCCGTCCCATGCGGTGTGCTGTTCGGGTATTTTCCTCTGCGACAATGGCGTGGTATCGCGCAATTAGAATTTCGACGGGTAGCTGGAACCATATGTCGTAGCTGTCGATCATGAGGACGAGTTCGTTATCGAAATTGGGTTGCTTGCGGCGCTGTTCGTCGTTTATGTATTTCAGAACACCCGTGATCTTTGCATAGTGCGAACCGCCTCCTAATAGGCCTTTTCCATCGTCTTGCTCGCCCCAGGAGACAATGTGCGGGTTTGGATATTCGAGAATGGATAGTGTTAGGAGTGTCTTGCACATGTGGACGTTGCTTCTTGTCGCCGGGAGCAAGATGTGTAGTTTCTTGTCAGTGTTGGAGTTAAGGTATGGTCGACCAGAGGGGAACCGGGATTTATGCATCATGGGCCGGTGTATCCCAAATTCTGTAGCCCATGGTTTTCGAAGTATTCCGGTGCTCCTTTCTCGGACGGGCTATCTCGGTATTGTCAGCGTATACGCTCTACACGGAGTCACATTTCATCATAACTCCTGCTTGATATGGCAGTTTCAGAGACACCATAAGTGTGCACTCACAGTAACAAGAAGTCCAAAAACAAGCGTACTAAAAAGAATGGCAGTAGTTGCAATTGTCATGGGCCGTCTCGAAACCCGACTTAACAACTGTCTCAACATGATGACTCTCAAACAGAATATTTGGCAAAAGAGTAAAGCCAAAGCGGTACCATAACAAACAAATCAAGGCAAGCCAATTTTAAATTCAAGAAATCAGACTGTCAAAGAGACACCTCGTCCCAGGTCAATAATATAATCCACATACACAGCACAACACACCCGGAAATATCGGCCACGGCATCATGGCGCGAAACTCCTGCCAAGACAACGAAGACGCCGCGCAAAAAACAATTCTACCAATATACGTGCCGAATAGCCATCAGTTTACTATTTTACTCGCCTACTGCACCGTGGACGACCCATGTTCTCGGCGCATTACTAGTCTTCTGTGCGTGGACGCCTCACGGGGCATCATGCCCAATGGTAATAACACGGCCGCGTAACCTCGACAAGCCCGGCACCAAAATAACTGGAAAGGGGGAGACGAGAGCCGCAGACAGGGGTTGCTGGCTGAAGAGACGAAATCAGATCCGAGGTTCAGTATTATCTCAAATACTGTTCTTGTGTCGCGTGACAATTTCCATGGCAAGTCTTGCCACGATGTCAGAATTTGAAGGCTAGAGTTTGTCGAAGACGTCAGCCAAGCAGCTATATAAGAAGTGGATCGAACGGCGATATCTCAACGGAGTTTGGTACAAGCTCGTTGGCATTAAATTAGTCTTGGCTCATTGGACAGTCTTAGTGTATAGTTGAAAACTGGATAAGTTCTGTGAAGGGTGTAGAAAGAGGTGTTGCAGGACCGAGTTTTTTACTAACTGCCCTAGTACAACTAGACTTGACAACCTGGTTTCGGTGTTTGCTTTCCCAGCAAAGAATAATGTCTGGCGCTGTGTCGACGTTACTTGCATTCATTCTTCATAAGCTGAAAAAaagaaggtctggtgcatccCTATAACACTTAATGGGGATTGTGCGTACTTGAAAGCCACGCCTTCTATTTTAGAGAACTTCATATTTCCGATGTAATTCCAGCTGGTTGATTGCCAACTTTTTCGTCACGGAACATGGACATTTGACGGCATCGTTTCGACCTGAAACAGACGTGTTGCTTATTTTGCAGTCCCAGAGGCTATTTGAGCCAGCCTACACCTGAACAAGACGAATACTAGTGTTCTTGGCTCTTAGAGACGTTTTCACTGGGTATCTGACTTTACTGTATATTGGCAACAGAAAATCTTGTTTAATAGTCGCTTGTGTCCCAAACTAAAGATGTTCGTAAATTGTTCTGCATATTAGCCAGATACCGCAATATGGCCAGGACAGAGACGGACGGATACGGACAGAGAGTCAAACCTAATAAGCCATCATGATGGGTTACATGTATAACGAAGACATGTACACCGCCACGAGTTGATCAACGCTTGGGGCTAATTGAAGGACAAATATTCTATCACCGACATATAATCGAGACGGCCTCACCAACTTACAACGAGTATATACAGTGGAGGGttcaaaagtatttaaacacAAGAAACACATCTCATATCACGTTGTGTGCTGAGCCACATTGAGATATGTCATTGTATACTTAGACATAGGCAAATACGTTATACCACAGACTTGTAACCATGGTGTGCCAAAAACTCTTACCACCTCCAAAAGCTGCATTGCCTAAATTCACTGATTTCCAGATTGAATCTATCCAATCCATGCGAACGCCACAATTATTTCGTACAATTTAAGCTGCGGAGAAAAGTTGAAGACAACTCAAAAATCATCGTCACCAACCCACACATAGTACCGCCGATAAGATAAGAGCTCTGCACCAGCGAATTTTCCACCCCACCACCATCTACAGCATCGCAATGTCTCGACTCATGACATACAATCTCTTCATTTCGGACAGCAACTTGGTCGCGCGTCTCCAATTCACGCAATAAATGAGTCTCCATCGACTTTAACCAAACTCCCACATACACCTCCCAACAACACCTCATAACCGCCCCCACCATGAGCAAActcgacaagatggacatCGACAACGacattgaagacgacgatcCCATCACGGCCAGCTACCCCGTCTACCTCAACCCAGCTCTCCCCTTAGGCCGGCGGCTCCTCGTCCTCCAACAGCCCAACCGAACCGACGACACGCCGCGCCCACCGCCCACGGAGCTCCGCCTAAAAGCGCATTCCGGCATGGTCGAAGTCGACCTCCCACTAGACAACACCAACGCCTACGATCGCGAAAAGGGCCTTAAATGGGGTCGCACGCTCCAGGCCTCCATGGCAGCGAAGAACGGCGGCAGCCACGGTCTAGCAGGGGGTTTTGGATTCGGCGCCGTCCAGCAAagaggcaagaagaagggcgagcaagatgacgacgagtACATGGACTGGAACGAGGCCGTCCGTCAGGACAAGGTGCTCAAGACGCAGACCCTAGGCGGGCAGTACCCCGACACAGACGAAGTCCAGTACATGGTGGGAGTGTTTCAAGGGAGTACGTCAACATCTCACTCCTAACAATCTACATACTAACTTGTTTCTTTCAGAAAACCTCCACCTAACACCCGTGTCCTCGCTCGTACACCTCCGCCCCCAGCTACACCACCTCGACGCAACGACACAGCAAGAGCGCAATGCCTCCGCCTCAGCGtccaaagaagcagcagggTCCTCGTCGACCGCCGCCCGCGCCATCCACATGACCATCAAGAACACCGCCGACGGCGACGCAGTCACCACGGAAACCATGGCGGACCGTCTGCGGTTCGTGCAGACCGAGAACTGGCGCAAGATGCGGTACACCGATGAGAACGAGGAGGCCGCGTGGGAGGTGTACAACGAGAGCTTGTTCCTGCAGCCCAAGGCGGAGGAGACGGAGGATGCTGAGGGCGAGGGTAAAGCAAAGGCTGGGGAAGGGGCCGAACAGGATATGGAGGAGCTGGTGCCTAGGTTTGGGGCCAAGTGGAATGATAAGCAGTTGCTGGAGGCTGTGAGCGGAATTGAGAAGCCTGATCCGGAGCCAGAGCCGGAGATCAAGCCGGAGCCGAAAGACAAGCAGGATGCCGCGACGGATGCAGAGGATGGCAGGAAGCCGAAGGGTAAGCCGCGGGGTGGTGCGGCGCCTGCTGCTCCAAGACGAGGAGGTAGAGCCAAGGCATCGGCGAAAACAACAGTCACTATAGACTAGAAGTTTGCTGATCGGGGCATTATACGTGGACGGGGGCGAGTTAGTTGCATGCATCAACCTGGCGCACGGTGTTCACAGGAGTGGTTTACTTAAATTTTGGTTCGTCAATACAGCGGAATACTATTTTCGCaggggaaaaaaagaataaaGCTTGATTTACACATGCCAAGGACACTGGCACTCCAACCCGCCTTTCCTGATGCTCATGATGCTAAAAGGCTGCCTTCATCTATGCCCGTGACACGCCATGCTAAATATCAAAATCATTCCCCCCCCCGCCCCCCCCATTTCGTATTGTACAAAATGTTAATTTTTTTTCTCGcgagcaaaagaagaaacaagaacaatagCAAATCATATGTAAAAATGGTGTCTCCCAATCCTCTCCGTCCGACCCATCCTCCCCGTACTTCTACGGCATGTTTCccgtcaatggcatggcGTTCTCCTACATGGCATAATCGATTCACCTCGTCAAGTTTCCCAAAAGCACAAATCAGCCCAAATTTGCTCCATGGAACTCCCACGAGGATGATAAAGCCCTATATGTGTGCAAATATATGTGGTTCTCCCGCATTTCGACTTCCATTTTTCTCAAGATATCATGTTTTGTCGCATCAGTAGGTACTTTTTGTTTCTATTGCAGTAGCTCAACATCCAACCCGATGGATCGCATGAAGAGGTTGACACTGCCAAGTCGCTCGGCAGCCATAGCGGGTGGTAGAGTCTTAGATGTGGAAACAGTATCCAAAACACGATCCTTGACGGCCAGGACAAGCCGTGTCTGCTGGTCGTGGGAGGCACTAACACCCATGGCCGCAAGCAGCTGCCACACATACACGTCGATTCCAGCATTAACGCTCCCAGGGAAAATGTATGGCAGCGAGGGTTCTAGTTTGGTAAACAAAATTTCAAAGGTTTGATCCCTTTTGAGAGGTTAGCTATAGAGCAAAGGAGCCAAAGGGCTTGGAAGAAGACTCTTACCATTTCTCCCACTGCTCAGGGCTGCCGGCACCAGTCTGCTTCAAAAGCACGGCACGGCTCAGAATTAAAGTCAGCATAGAGACACCAATTCTCGTTCTGGCAATGAGATCGACGTTCAGTTTCGTGGCAATGAGGTTCAAGACTCCGTCAACAATATCCAACCCCGTTTCATTAAAGTATTGCATCAAAGAAGGCATAACAGTTGAAATGAACAGCTCGATATTTTCGCGCATGCGGGAGTTGAGACCCGTTTCACCACTAGTAACTGCGGCACCTTGCACGACGTCCAGCTGATCCAGGTGGTAAATAATCATGGTCAAAATCGTCGTTCGCTGCTCAAAGGTGAGGTGAGGAAAGATGCGAGGAATagccttcttgcccttggcacACGACAGGAAAGCGATGAAGGGATGAGGAACAGTTGCGCCAATCGGCTCGTGCACCTTCAACTCAGTCCAAAGCTTCGCGTTGTAAGCGTCCAGTGTAGCAGCCCATTCCCGGTGCTGCTGTTCCAGTTCTGGATCAGGCTGGTTGCTCATTGGTGGTGGAATCAGGCGAATGTGGTCTTCAATCCTCATCAACGTGTCGTAAACCTTCTCAACGTTGCGCAGAATTCGCTTGCGATCTAGTACAGTTTCTGTATGAGGAGACTTCTTACCGTTGCTTGGACGGGGGGTCTCGCTCTCCGCACGCTTGATGTTTAGCAACGGCTTTGGTGTCTTTGCATTGCTGAATGAGATTTTGCCAAGACTGCCAGCAATGACGAGCTGCGGGTTCTTGGGTTTATTCTTTGCAGCCTCAACGGCCCTCTGAACCTGTTGTTCCATTCGTTGAATGTGATTCTCCGCGGGTCTACCGTGGCGCCGCATACCACCATGTCGACTTCCAGTCTGGAAGAGGTAAGTCTGTGCAAAGTTGCTAAGGGGTTGGCTTGGGTTCTGTCGTTGACCCGCGCGAATGTGGCTGTAAACTTGGTAGTAGAAGTCCTCAGAGATGGAAGAGTCGGAACCTTCAACAGGGTTCCCAGTGGCAGAgacaagctgctgcagctgtaTTCGAGTGATGAAGTTCTTATCCTGTGGTGTCATGAGTCCATTGTCTTTGGACAAGAGCCAGATTTTGTGATTTCTTTTAGCACGTTTCGTTTCCTGGTCCAAAAATGctgccttctcatcctctgACATTTGCATGATTTGAGGATGAGCGTGTAGCTGTGCCAAACCAGTGATGGAGCCTTGCGAGCGATGGGTTTGAGGACCCGACGCAGCTACAGGCGCAGGCTCTCCGGAAAGGCGGTTCGGGTTCTGTAAGATCTGAGTGGGCTGCACAGGAGGTGCCTGCTGACGGGGTTgctgttgtggtggtgttggtatcaggtctggtggccGGGTCTGCATGCTCTGAGGACGCTGCAATATTGTGACTGGGTGTCCATGGCTAGGAGGgccctgctgctgctgctgttgttgtaTGGCATGTTGACCCCCAACGTGCTCTGCGGGTGGCCCTTGTTGATAGATGGCGGGATCGGAGAGAGGAGCCTGAGCCTTGGGGGGCTTTGGAGCCTGAGCTCTCATAGAAgcctcaacttcttcgaGGCTCATAATTTTCCGGCTGGCAGACGAAGAGGTTGGCTGGGTGGCAGGTTGCAAACCATGGGCGGTAGTCTTGACTGGCCCAATGCCCCAAATGCTTTGGTCAACATGCAGATCTGGAAGGGGTTCAGGGTCCCTATATTTCTCGTATCCAGTTCGAGCAGGTCTCTGCGGTTGGGTCGAGTAGTACGAAgctgtctgcgaaggcatgccctgttgctgttgatgagcggccgttgctgctgccCTTGGAGCAGGCTGTTGACGGTTGAATCGAAGATGTTCCTCCTCAATGGCATCAGCCACCTTGGCGGTTTGTCCGAAAAAGTCAAAATCTTTACCAACGTTCCCAGCAACAGCAGTATCACCTCCAAAAGTATCATCGTTGAAGGCATCGTCGGTCTCATCCAGTTGATCGCCAAGCCCATCGTAAGTATCTTCGAAGTCAAGAGCGTCGTCCTCATTGCCTCGTCCAGAAAGGCCGGCAAACGGGTCGTGGGCTTGTGAGAAGCCCGGGGCAGCCTTGTTATGGCCACGGGGCCCGGTGTCAAAGCCGAAGAATGACATTATTCGTGGTATTGGAAGATGATCAAGAAATGTCAAGAATAGAAAGACTGTCACAAAGAATTAGAATGTTCTAGGTCAATGTTCGACAATCATGGCGGCAAAGGGCTTAATCGTGGCCAGCTACACTTGTAACTGGTTTGACCGTAGCTTCAACCCCAGGTCCACTTAAAGGACCATAGGCTGTCCAAATTTAACTTGCCGAGCTTTGCGACACGATATCTTGGGCCTGTTTGCACTGCGGCCCGATTTGAGCGCAGGGCAACTTGATCAAACAACCAAAAGGTCGGCAGTGTTGAAAGTGTTGGCCGCGAGTCCATCCCCCAGCCCTAAGCGAATGCAAACTGCGCCATGAACTTACCACTAGGATGACAGGGAGTTCGCGAGAATTATCAAATCGCCCAAATCTATCATGGTGTCTTCCAGTGTGGGATCGGTGATATCAAGGTTGGAGCAAGTGGCTCAGCAGCTTGAGGAGGCGAAACCAAGGCAATCGTAACCCTGAATCCGTGTGAGCTTTAAAAAAACAAGCGCAGAGCAAACACGGATGCCGGACAGACAGTGCCGTGACAAGCTATACGATGCAGCTTGCGATGCGATGAGGGAGAGCAAAGAGGGAGGAAACCAACGTTCCACGAATCCCCCACCCCAATCCGGACCAACCCAGTCATTCGGCCATTAGCGTCAGGTCACGTGCAGCACCTAAACCTCTCTGTGGGAGAGAGCCCTCAACGTCCATGTGTCGTGAATGGCTTCTAAATtatcaaaaaaaaaaatatgaGACTACATAACACATTTTCATGCAACCTGTGTTTGTTTTGCTCATCTAACTACCATACAGGCTAACGATCGTCTATTCGCCAAGGATTTCATTGGCAACTCAGCATCGGTCTTCTGTGGCAGTCACCCTACAATGACCTTCGTTTGCAAGTCCCCAGTTTCTGCCATGCCGATCAATTCAACCAATGTTTGCGCGAGGTGTTAGGATATGCACCGCGTTGAAGGCGTCCTTACTCTGTACTCGAAGCCAGTGAGTGGGAGACGCGGCGCCATGTGTTGTGCTTCATCGCTCTTCCCCTGTAGCTCCAATGtccagttgagtctggtgtcatCATGGGTTACACACGAGGTCAGCAGGCTGAGATTTGTGCTCATGTAACGCGACCGATCACAGGCTGTGTCTGCAAAGTGCAGAGTGACAAAGTTCCATCACCAGTCCAGTCATATTGATAAAAATTGGTAAAATGGGCCAAGGCTTTTATGGTAGGATATGACATCAACACACCCACTTAACATCCCAACACCGGACGGTAACTCACATTGTTATGCCTCGCTTAAACCAAGCAGAAAATCGTCTAGTACGTCATCAAAAGCCGGGCATCTCATATTGCAGCACGGTTACCGTGTCAATCACCCTCCATTGCTCAGCATGTGCGTTGTTGAGCATATGATATGAATGCGTCTCTCCGGGCTGCGAAACACAATCTTAAGCTCACGCATATGGATGTTTGACTGTAGGTAATTAAGCCACAGTCTTGTTTTGAGACTCCCAGGATACAGTCCATTACAGAGTTCACGCGAGCTCACGACGAGATGGTGATGTACGTTCTCCGTACTGTGCTCACAATGGCCGCGCGTTACTATCATGGTGTCACACAGCCATCACTCAGTCTAGACTGATGCATCTCGTGTTCAGCTACATTCCCAAAAGAACCACATGCTGCATTAATCCCATCTCGCCAAGAGTCCCTGCCTTGCCAGTGACTCCAGGTCCAGGTTGTGGTTCAATGGCTCGCATTGTTTGGTTTTCCGTTCAAATCGCTGACCCGAAAAGAGCAAGTAGAGAAATTGCGTTTTCCTTCTAATCTTTGAATTGAAAAAGAGTTCTAAATTGGTTCCGCAATGATGATTTCATCCACCTCAACGAGCTAACTTCATCTTGGATCACAGTATTAAACAAGTACCAGTCCGCCGAGGTGCCTCCAATCTGTCCCAACTCACAACATATTGGTGTTGCACTCCGTCCAAAGGTATACATAGGATTTCAGAAACGCGGCGAATCGACGATGGCTACCTCGTAAGCATTCAAGTTGTGAGTTAAGTGGAATGAATCTCGCTGTATAATAGCCACTTGTGGGAAAGGTCAATTTCTTTTGTTGTGCACCCAGGTCTTGTACTTCGTAACTGCTACGAATCACCAATGAGGCTGCTAT
Protein-coding sequences here:
- a CDS encoding DNA-directed RNA polymerase III complex subunit Rpc37 (similar to Metarhizium acridum CQMa 102 XP_007810334.1) produces the protein MSKLDKMDIDNDIEDDDPITASYPVYLNPALPLGRRLLVLQQPNRTDDTPRPPPTELRLKAHSGMVEVDLPLDNTNAYDREKGLKWGRTLQASMAAKNGGSHGLAGGFGFGAVQQRGKKKGEQDDDEYMDWNEAVRQDKVLKTQTLGGQYPDTDEVQYMVGVFQGKNLHLTPVSSLVHLRPQLHHLDATTQQERNASASASKEAAGSSSTAARAIHMTIKNTADGDAVTTETMADRLRFVQTENWRKMRYTDENEEAAWEVYNESLFLQPKAEETEDAEGEGKAKAGEGAEQDMEELVPRFGAKWNDKQLLEAVSGIEKPDPEPEPEIKPEPKDKQDAATDAEDGRKPKGKPRGGAAPAAPRRGGRAKASAKTTVTID
- a CDS encoding topisomerase II associated protein (similar to Coccidioides immitis RS XP_001246948.1), coding for MSFFGFDTGPRGHNKAAPGFSQAHDPFAGLSGRGNEDDALDFEDTYDGLGDQLDETDDAFNDDTFGGDTAVAGNVGKDFDFFGQTAKVADAIEEEHLRFNRQQPAPRAAATAAHQQQQGMPSQTASYYSTQPQRPARTGYEKYRDPEPLPDLHVDQSIWGIGPVKTTAHGLQPATQPTSSSASRKIMSLEEVEASMRAQAPKPPKAQAPLSDPAIYQQGPPAEHVGGQHAIQQQQQQQGPPSHGHPVTILQRPQSMQTRPPDLIPTPPQQQPRQQAPPVQPTQILQNPNRLSGEPAPVAASGPQTHRSQGSITGLAQLHAHPQIMQMSEDEKAAFLDQETKRAKRNHKIWLLSKDNGLMTPQDKNFITRIQLQQLVSATGNPVEGSDSSISEDFYYQVYSHIRAGQRQNPSQPLSNFAQTYLFQTGSRHGGMRRHGRPAENHIQRMEQQVQRAVEAAKNKPKNPQLVIAGSLGKISFSNAKTPKPLLNIKRAESETPRPSNGKKSPHTETVLDRKRILRNVEKVYDTLMRIEDHIRLIPPPMSNQPDPELEQQHREWAATLDAYNAKLWTELKVHEPIGATVPHPFIAFLSCAKGKKAIPRIFPHLTFEQRTTILTMIIYHLDQLDVVQGAAVTSGETGLNSRMRENIELFISTVMPSLMQYFNETGLDIVDGVLNLIATKLNVDLIARTRIGVSMLTLILSRAVLLKQTGAGSPEQWEKWDQTFEILFTKLEPSLPYIFPGSVNAGIDVYVWQLLAAMGVSASHDQQTRLVLAVKDRVLDTVSTSKTLPPAMAAERLGSVNLFMRSIGLDVELLQ